Genomic DNA from Paucidesulfovibrio longus DSM 6739:
TCCTGGGAAACCTCTTGCTCTACGATCAGTTGGCGGCCTTCATATATATACCCGCCCTGACCTTCTGCGTCTTCCTCTGCCTGGGGCTGAGCTATCTTTCCTACGGAGCGCTGGATTCGTTGCGCGCCCTGAGCGCCCTGCGCCTGCTGCTGCTCCGCTCGAGCGGCCTGGACGCCCCTGCCCGACGGGCCGAAGTCCTGGCCGGAAACATCGCGCACATGTATGCGGCCGGAGCGGCCGGGACGCTCATCGGCCTGCTCAAGATGCTCCACCACGCCTCCCAGACCACGCCCCCGGAATGGAGCCTCGCGTCCACCCTGGTCGTCCTTCTGCCTTTGTTCTACGCGCTCTGCCTGGCCGAGCTGCTCCTGCGGCCCGGCGCGCGCAGGCTGGCCGCGCTGGCGAGCATTCCGCGCGGAGAACCCGAAGACTTCTAGCCCCGGCCGAGCAGGTCCAGAAACGCCGGGCAGAACACGGGCAGATCGTCCGGCGTGCGGCTAGAAACCAGATTTCCGTCCACCACCACGGGCTCGTCCACCCAGTTGGCTCCCGCGTTGACCATGTCGTCGCGGATGGAGGAAAACGAGGTCACGGTCCGTCCCCGGAGAATGCCCGCCGAGATCGGAACCCAGCCCGCATGGCAGATGAAGCCCAGGGGACGGCCCAGCTCGTGCACTCTCCGCACCAGCTCAAGCGCGGCCTTGCTGCGCCGGATGCGGTCCGGGGCATATCCGCCCGGAATCACCAGACCGTCGAGGGCGTCCGCGTCCACGTCCCCGAAGGCCACGTCGGCTTTCGCGGGCAGCCCCACCTTGCTCTTGCAGGTCGCCCCGGCTTCCGGTCCGGCCACGACCACATCGGCTCCAGCCTCCGCCAGGCGCAGCTTGGGATACCAAAACTCCAGCTCATTGTAAAAATCATCCAACAAAATCAGAACTTTTTTACCATTCACACCGGCCATGTCACCTCCTGGCGAATTTCAAATTCAAGATATAGACATGTAGCACGAGAGCCTCCCCGAGCCAAGGGGGGAGATGAAAATTTGGGTGTTCGCTGTTGCATTGAAGCTTCGCGCAAGAACAGGAACGCACAAAAAACAACATGTGTTCTTGACAAGATTTATAATCAAAAATAGAGACATTACAACATTCATTGTATTGCGTGACAACAAGGCATCGCGCAGCAGAACACTCGTGGAGGGACAATGGAAATCGTACTCTGGTTGGTCATCACCGTCGCCATCATCGCCGGATACTGGAAAACTTTCGAAAAAGCCGGCCAGCCGGGTTGGGCCGCCGTCATTCCCATATACAACCTCATCGTGATGCTGCGCATCGTACACCGTCCGCTCTGGTGGATTCTGCTTTTGTTCGTCCCGCTGCTGAACATCGTCATCTTCATCGTCATCGGCATCGACCTCGCCAAGCGCTTCGGCAAGAGCGCGCTGTACGGCGTGGGCATCGCGCTGCTCGGCTTCATCTTCGTTCCGATGCTCGGATTCGGGAACGCACGCTATCTGGGCTGAGCGCACTGCATGGACCCAACGGCAACGGCAGCGCCTCTTTCGGGAGGCGCTTTTTTTATGCCAATGCAAACATATTTTCGCCAGACCATAAACATCTCTACATATTCACCGATAAGTCTTGAGAAACATCAAGGAGGCGACATGAGCATCCCAAAGCTCTCCAACGCGCTGCACATCAATACGGATTCTCTCGTCAGCGAGGCGAAAAACGCGGAACAGTCCGCTCGGCAGGGCCTGACACTGAAAATGGGGGATACCGGGAAGGACGGCGACCGCATCACGCTCTCCAAGGACGCCGTGAGCATGTCCAAGGCCATGCAGGCCGCCAAGGGCGACGAATCCGACTCCAAGACGGCCGTGGAACAGCAAATCGACCGCCTGAAAGAACAAATCGAAAAATTGAAGGAAGAAATCCGGGAAAAACAGCAGAGCGACCTGCCGGACGAGCAGAAGCAGCAGGAAATCGCCCAGCTTCAGCAGCAGATGATGCAGTACCAGAGCCAACTCGCGGAACTGAATAAGCAGCAGAACGGCGGAGGCGTCACCGTGGGGGGCACCGACGCCCAGGGCTTCGCCAACAGCCTGACCTAGCCCGCCCGCCGGGTCCATCTGGCGGGGAGGGCCAAAGCGTGCTACCTCCCCGCCATGCAGACCCACATCGACTTCCGGCGCATCGACGCCCTCTTTCATTCCGTGGCCGAGGAAGGGCGCGACCAGCTCTTCGAATACGAGACGTACGAACTGCTGCGGCTGTCCGGGGCGGAATCCGTGCCCCGCGCGCTTATGCTGTCCAAGGGCTCCCGCCCGTCCAACGAAGAGCTGGCCGCCCTGCCCGGCGACCGCGCCGTGCTCAAGATCGTCTCGCCCTGCATCGTGCACAAGACCGACGTGGGCGGTGTGCGCATCGTGGAAAAGCAGCCCGGAAAAATCCGCTCGGCCTGGCGGCGCATGCTCGACGAAGTGCCGGAGAACTATGCGGCCTTCCTGGAGCGGCGTCCGGAGCTGACCCCGGAACGCTATGCCGGGCTCGCGGGCAGGGAGCTGCGCCGCGCCATCTCCGCGGACACGCGCGGGGTGCTGCTCGTGGAATTCATGCCCCCGGACTCTCTCGCCTTCGGCAATGAACTGCTCGTCAGCCTGCGCCGCACGCGCGAGTTCGGCACGGTGCTCACCGCCGGGCTCGGCGGCACGGACACGGAAATCTACGCGGCCCGCTTCCGGCCCGGCCAGGCCGTGGTTTCCGCGTCCACGCGCATGACCACCCCGGAGCAATTCTTCCGGCTCTTCCGCTCCACCATCGCCTATGAAAAGCTCGCGGGACGCAGCCGGGGACAGGCCCGCATCGTTTCCGACGACCAGCTCGTGGAATGCTTCGCCTCGTTCATCGAAATGGCGGACCGCTACTGCCCGGACAACCCGGACGCGCCCGCGATCATCGAGGAGCTGGAGGTCAACCCCTTCGCCTTCACCGACTACCAGATGGTTCCCCTGGACGGGCTCTGCCGCATTTCCCGGCCCCAGGCCCTGCCCGCGCCGCGCCCCGTGCACAAGATCCGCAACCTGCTCCAGCCGGAGCGCATCGGCATCGCGGGGGTTTCCGCCTCCCGGCCCAACTTCGGGCGCATCATCCTGAAAAACATCCTGGCCGCAGGCTTCGACCCGGAAAACGTGGCCGTGATCCGTCCCGGCGCGCGTCCGGAAGAACGCGTGGACGGCGCGCCCTGCGTACCCGACCTGGAAAGCATGGGCCGCGTGGATCTCTTCGTGGTGGCCGTGGGCGCGGAGCACGTTCCGGCCCTGGCCGAGGAGATCATGGACAAGGATCTGGCCGCGTCCGTGCTGCTCATTCCCGGCGGCCTGGGCGAGACGGCCGAAAGCGCCGAACGCGGCCGCGCCCTGCGCGAACGCATCGACCGCGCGCACGCGGACGGCGGCGGCCCGGTCTTCCTCGGCGGCAACAGCCTGGGCGTGCTCTCCCGGCCTGGAAGGTACGACACCATCTTCATTCCCGGCGAAAAGCTGGAAAAGCCGGCAGGGCCGGGCGGCAGGACGGCCTTCGTGAGCCAGTCCGGCGCCTTTCTCGTGACCCGCGCCAGCAAGCTCGCCCTGCTCGACCCGGCCTATCTCGTCTCCATCGGCAACCAGTCCGATCTCACCGCGGGCGACTTCCTGCGCTACTTCCAGGACGCGGACGACATCGACGTGATCGCGCTCTACATGGAAGGATTCAAGGATCTGGACGGGCTGGCGCTTTGCCGGGCCGTGCGCGCCGCGGTGCGCGCGGGCAAGGAGGTGGTCTTCTACAAGGCCGGGCGCACCCCGGAAGGCATGCACGCCACGGCCGGGCACACCGCCTCGGTCGCCGGGGACTACATGGTCTGCGCCTCGTGCGTCCGGCAGGCCGGGGCCATGGTCGCGGACACCCTGACCCAGTTCGAGGATCTGGCCCAGCTCGCGGCCCTGCTGCACGACAAGGACGTGCCGGGCAACCGCCTCGCCGCCATGAGCGGCGCGGGCTTCGAGGCCGTGGCCATGGCCGACTCCATCCAGGGCGACGGCTTTGCCATGCGCATGGCCGATTTCTCGGAGCAGACCCGCGCCGAGGCGGCCCGGCTCCTGGCGGCGCAGGGCCTGGACCGGCTCGTGGAGGTGCGCAACCCGCTGGACATCAACCCCGCGGCCGACGACCGCCTGCACGCGGACATGGCCCGGCTCCTGGCCGCCGATGCCCGCGTGGACGGCGTGGTCGTGGGCCTTGATCCGCTTTCCCCGTCCATGAAGACCCTGCCGGCGGGCCAGCGCGCGGGCGAATCCCTGGACGATCCCCAGGGCATCGCCGCGCTCTTTCCGGCCGTGGTCGCGGAAACCAGGAAACCCATGGTGGGTGTGGTGGACGGCGGTCCCCTTTTCGATCCCCTGGCAAAGCGGCTGCTGGACCGGGGCGTGCCCGTGTTCCGCTCCTGCGACAGGGCCGTGGCCGCCCTGGCCAAATACATGGAAGGCAGGCTCCACGCGCAGCGGCTGCGGGATTCGGATTGATTCCACGCAAACGGCCCGGAATCCCGCTCAGGACGGAATTCCGGGCCGCGTAGTCCCGCCGGATGCGCAGGGCCGCTACATCACGCCCATCTGCTTGAGCAGCATGCGCGTGGCCACCACGATGAGCAGCAGGGCGAAGATGCGCTTGAGCTTGTTCGTGTCCAGGCTGTGGGCCAGCTTCGCGCCCAGCGGCGCGGTGAACACGCTCACGCAGACGATGCCCAGCAGCACCGGGATGAACACGTAGCCCAGGGACGGGCCGGGAATTCCGGTCACGCCCCAGCCGCCGAGGATATAGCCCAGGGTGCCGGACACCGCGATGAAGAAGCCGATGGCCGAGGCCGTGCCGATGGCCGCGTGGATGGTGGTGTTGCACCAGAGCAGGAAGGGCACGGAGAGCGTGCCGCCCCCGATGCCGACCCAGCTGGAGATCAGGCCGATGAAGTTGCCCGCGCCGAACATGCCCGCGCTGCCGGGCAGGGTCCGCGACGCCGGGGGCTTCTTGCCGGTGAGCATCTGCCAGGCCACGTAATACAGGAAGACGATGAAGAAGATGCGCAGGAAGTCCGTGGGCAGCCAGTGGGCCGAGTAGGCCCCCAGGAAGGTGCCGATGAGGATGCCCGGCGCGA
This window encodes:
- a CDS encoding DUF5684 domain-containing protein encodes the protein MEIVLWLVITVAIIAGYWKTFEKAGQPGWAAVIPIYNLIVMLRIVHRPLWWILLLFVPLLNIVIFIVIGIDLAKRFGKSALYGVGIALLGFIFVPMLGFGNARYLG
- a CDS encoding type 1 glutamine amidotransferase domain-containing protein — translated: MAGVNGKKVLILLDDFYNELEFWYPKLRLAEAGADVVVAGPEAGATCKSKVGLPAKADVAFGDVDADALDGLVIPGGYAPDRIRRSKAALELVRRVHELGRPLGFICHAGWVPISAGILRGRTVTSFSSIRDDMVNAGANWVDEPVVVDGNLVSSRTPDDLPVFCPAFLDLLGRG
- a CDS encoding sulfite exporter TauE/SafE family protein, which gives rise to MLQLLITYALLGGVAGILAGLFGIGGGLVIVPMLVLAFEWQGMDPNLIMKVALGTSLATIIFTSVSSTLAHNKRGAVLWKVVFGIAPGILIGTFLGAYSAHWLPTDFLRIFFIVFLYYVAWQMLTGKKPPASRTLPGSAGMFGAGNFIGLISSWVGIGGGTLSVPFLLWCNTTIHAAIGTASAIGFFIAVSGTLGYILGGWGVTGIPGPSLGYVFIPVLLGIVCVSVFTAPLGAKLAHSLDTNKLKRIFALLLIVVATRMLLKQMGVM
- a CDS encoding acetate--CoA ligase family protein — translated: MQTHIDFRRIDALFHSVAEEGRDQLFEYETYELLRLSGAESVPRALMLSKGSRPSNEELAALPGDRAVLKIVSPCIVHKTDVGGVRIVEKQPGKIRSAWRRMLDEVPENYAAFLERRPELTPERYAGLAGRELRRAISADTRGVLLVEFMPPDSLAFGNELLVSLRRTREFGTVLTAGLGGTDTEIYAARFRPGQAVVSASTRMTTPEQFFRLFRSTIAYEKLAGRSRGQARIVSDDQLVECFASFIEMADRYCPDNPDAPAIIEELEVNPFAFTDYQMVPLDGLCRISRPQALPAPRPVHKIRNLLQPERIGIAGVSASRPNFGRIILKNILAAGFDPENVAVIRPGARPEERVDGAPCVPDLESMGRVDLFVVAVGAEHVPALAEEIMDKDLAASVLLIPGGLGETAESAERGRALRERIDRAHADGGGPVFLGGNSLGVLSRPGRYDTIFIPGEKLEKPAGPGGRTAFVSQSGAFLVTRASKLALLDPAYLVSIGNQSDLTAGDFLRYFQDADDIDVIALYMEGFKDLDGLALCRAVRAAVRAGKEVVFYKAGRTPEGMHATAGHTASVAGDYMVCASCVRQAGAMVADTLTQFEDLAQLAALLHDKDVPGNRLAAMSGAGFEAVAMADSIQGDGFAMRMADFSEQTRAEAARLLAAQGLDRLVEVRNPLDINPAADDRLHADMARLLAADARVDGVVVGLDPLSPSMKTLPAGQRAGESLDDPQGIAALFPAVVAETRKPMVGVVDGGPLFDPLAKRLLDRGVPVFRSCDRAVAALAKYMEGRLHAQRLRDSD